Proteins from a genomic interval of Artemia franciscana unplaced genomic scaffold, ASM3288406v1 Scaffold_289, whole genome shotgun sequence:
- the LOC136043057 gene encoding mitochondrial intermembrane space import and assembly protein 40-A-like: MSYCRDFGKDKVVFIDEEEAKQTSQVTLSEDQEEGQGLILENGDINWNCPCLGGMATGPCGVEFREAFSCFHFSKAEPKGTDCYEAFSKMQDCMSQYPSLYAREINSEEEEQSLDTLISEEETTSAGKSESNSDKTSVEDTSSS; encoded by the exons ATGTCATACTGTAGAGACTTTG GTAAggataaagtcgttttcatTGATGAAGAAGAGGCTAAGCAGACTAGCCAGGTGACCCTTAGTGAAGATCAAGAGGAAGGACAAGGTTTAATCCTAGAAAATGGAGATATTAACTGGAATTGTCCTTGCTTAGGGGGGATGGCCACTGGACCATGTGGGGTGGAATTTAGAGAAGCTTTTTCTTGTTTCCATTTTAG caaAGCCGAACCAAAGGGAACAGATTGCTATGAAGCTTTTAGCAAGATGCAAGATTGCATGAGTCAATACCCAAGCCTATACGCAAGGGAAATCAACAGTGAAGAGGAGGAACAATCATTAGATACATTAATTAGTGAAGAAGAAACCACTAGTGCTGGTAAAAGTGAGTCGAATAGCGACAAAACAAGCGTTGAAGATACATCTAGTTCTtga